A genomic window from Thunnus maccoyii chromosome 2, fThuMac1.1, whole genome shotgun sequence includes:
- the map1lc3c gene encoding microtubule-associated proteins 1A/1B light chain 3C has protein sequence MFKQLSITHTHSLTHTHTHTYTHSMPPFDKTHPQSKPFKLRKSFATRKQEVAGIRSKFPNKIPVIIERYEREKFLPPLDKTKFLVPHELTMTQFVTIIRNRMALLPTQAFYLLINNSGLASMSLTMAQVYKDHQDEDGFLYMTYASQEIFGH, from the exons ATGTTCAAGCAGctctccatcacacacacacactctctcactcatactcacacacacacatacacacacagcatgccTCCGTTTGACAAAACCCATCCGCAGAGCAAACCCTTCAAACTGAGGAAGAGCTTCG CTACGAGGAAACAAGAAGTGGCAGGAATAAGGTCCAAATTCCCCAACAAAATCCCG gtGATAATTGAACGCTACGAAAGGGAAAAGTTTCTTCCTCCGCTGGATAAAACCAAGTTCCTGGTGCCGCATGAACTCACCATGACTCAGTTTGTCACCATCATCAG GAACCGCATGGCTCTGCTCCCCACTCAGGCTTTCTACCTGCTCATCAACAACAGCGGACTGGCCAGCATGTCGCTCACCATGGCTCAGGTTTACAAAGACCACCAGGACGAGGACGGCTTCCTCTACATGACCTACGCCTCGCAGGAGATATTCGGACACTAA
- the LOC121888484 gene encoding E3 ubiquitin-protein ligase TRIM21-like, producing the protein MSAASCLRSEDQFLCCICLDVFTDPVTTPCGHNFCKNCITEHWNSNVQYLCPICKEVFYTRPKLKVNTLFSEMVSQFRQEAQQKASSSSSEQQAAKPGEVPCDVCTGTKLKALKSCLVCLTSYCETHLEPHLTASRLKRHQLIDPVENLEDRTCMKHDKPLELFCKTDQTCVCMLCSILDHKTHEFVPLKEEYEGKKAELGKTEAEIQQMIQKRRLKIQEIKHSVDLGKEDADREKAEGVQVFTALMKSVERSLNELIETIEEKQRTTEKQAEDFIKELEQEISELMKRSSEVEKLSRSEDHLHLLQNFPSLKAALPTKDWTEVSVRPPSYERTVVRAVTQLEKTLSKEMKKLVEAELKRVQQYAVDVTFDPDTAHPKLILSDDGKQVNDSDVKKNFPDNPKRFSYCPGVLGKQSFSSGRFYFEVQVKRKTEWALGVARESINRKGKITLSPEDGYWTIWLRNGNEYEACNDPSVRLSLKSQLQKVGVFVDYEEGLVSFYDVDAAALIYSFTGCSFTEKLYPFFSPGLNYGGKNSAPLIICPVNQTE; encoded by the coding sequence atgtctgctgccagctgtctgcgatctgaagatcagtttctgtgctgcatctgtctggatgtgttcactgatccagtcaccacaccatgtggacacaacttctgcaaaaactgcatcactgaaCACTGGAACAGTAATGTCCAGTACCTGTGTCCCATCTGTAAAGAGGTTTTCTACACAAGACCTAAGTTGAAGGTGAATACTTTATTCTCTGAGATGGTTTCTCAGTTCAGAcaggaagctcaacagaaagccagcagcagcagctcagagcaacaagctgccaaaccagGAGAAGTTCCCTGTGACGTCTGTActggaaccaaactgaaggccctgaagtcctgtctggtgtgtctgacctcctactgtgagactcacctggagccTCATCTGACAGCTTCACGTCTGAAAAGACATCAGCTGATTGACCCTGTGGAGAACCTGGAAGACAGGACGTGTATGAAGCACGATAAACCTCTGGAGCTGTTCTGTAAGACCGACCAGACATGTGTCTGCATGCTCTGCTCTATTTTAGACCACAAGACACATGAGTTTGTTCCTCtgaaagaagaatatgaaggaaagaaggcagagctggggaagacagaggctgaaattcagcagatgatccagaagagaCGACTGAAGATTCAAGAGATCAAACACTCTGTTGACCTCGGTAAGGAggatgcagacagagagaaagcagaaggtGTTCAGGTCTTCACCGCTCTGATGAAGTCTGTTGAGAGAAGCCTGAATGAGCTCATTGAGACGATTGAAGAGAAGCAAAGaacgacagagaaacaggctgaagacttcatcaaagagctggaacaggaaatctctgagctgatgaAGAGAAGCTCTGAGGTGGAGAAGCTCTCACGCTCTgaagaccacctccacctcctccaaaactTCCCGTCCCTGAAAGCTGCTCTACccaccaaagactggacagaggtcAGCGTCCGTCCACCATCATATGAGAGGACTGTGGTGAGAGCTGTGACTCAGCTGGAGAAGACgctcagtaaagagatgaagaagctggttgaggctgagctgaagagggtccagcagtatgcagtggatgtgacttttgatcctgatacagcacatcctaaactcatcctgtctgatgatggaAAACAAGTAAATGATAGTGATGTGAAGAAGAATTTCCCAGACAACCCAAAGAGATTTTCCTATTGTCCCGGTGTTTTAGGAAAGCAGAGTTTCTCTTCAGGCAGATTTTACTTTGAGGTTCAGGTTAAAAGGAAGACTGAATGGGCTTTAGGAGTGGCCAGAGAGTCCATCAACAGGAAGGGAAAAATCACACTGAGCCCTGAGGATGGTTACTGGACTATATGGttgagaaatggaaatgagtaTGAAGCTTGTAATGACCCTTCAGTCCgtctctctctgaagtctcagcttcagaaggtgggggtgtttgtggattatgaggagggtctggtctccttttatgacgtagatgctgcagctcttatctactcctttactggctgctccttcactgagaaactctacCCATTCTTCAGTCCTGGTCTTAATTATGGTGGTAAAAACTCTGCCCCTCTGATCATctgtcctgtcaatcaaactgagtAG